Proteins encoded within one genomic window of Aspergillus nidulans FGSC A4 chromosome VII:
- a CDS encoding uncharacterized protein (transcript_id=CADANIAT00008823): MSSSSSPASPARYSQPCFAPLLPAPPSSTHQDIKESISNKIADNKTATVGCREVPESAYGSNSEEAREKHQQRGRPGSLWAHGIAAVSPRFAASGKDKPLESSLPLLPLHTKHSEHRPRWLRTPTRSCCLLYSVVAFLTMLGIFQFLSLACGIVISFFPDEIDRVADHWRQPQSADPSDITRWPTDISRDVFPVSCHSHNDYWRRVPLYSALEAGCTGVEADVWLFDDDLFVGHTRSALTPSRTLRNMYIDPLLSILRRQNPITHFHPDIDQPRNGVFDTDPSQTLILLIDFKTEGEETWDYVYAQLTPLRESGYLTYYNGSDVINGPITVVGTGNAPFNKIAASTTYRDIFFDAPLDQVVENVDRIETQERLEERADNAGVGLLGDSNGDIEPDIFNTTNSYYASVSFKKAVGIPWMLRLTDRQVQTIRSQIRAAHRQGLKVRYWGTPSWPRSLRNHVWRVLAREGVDLLNVDDLVSATKKEWTPSIFDWWQ; the protein is encoded by the exons AtgtcgtcctcttcatcccCTGCGTCCCCTGCTCGTTATTCTCAGCCATGCTTTGCCCCTCTACTTCCAGCCCCGCCGAGCAGCACTCACCAGGATATCAAAGAAAGTATCAGCAATAAAATAGCAGACAATAAGACTGCCACTGTTGGCTGCCGTGAGGTGCCGGAATCTGCGTACGGCTCAAACTCGGAAGAAGCGCGGGAGAAACACCAGCAAAGAGGGAGACCAGGCTCGCTATGGGCCCACGGGATCGCTGCGGTCTCACCCAGgtttgctgcttctggtAAAGACAAGCCATTGGaatcttctcttcctttacTTCCTCTCCACACCAAGCACTCTGAGCATCGCCCTCGATGGCTCCGAACGCCTACCCGATCCTGCTGTCTTTTATATAGCGTGGTGGCTTTCCTCACCATGTT GGGTATTTTCCAGTTTCTTTCGCTGGCTTGCGGTATCGTGATCTCGTTCTTCCCTGACGAGATCGATCGAGTAGCGGATCACTGGCGACAGCCTCAAAGCGCTGACCCATCGGACATCACTCGCTGGCCTACGGACATTTCACGGGATGTTTTCCCGGTTTCCTGCCATTCACATAATGATTATTGGCGCCGTGTGCCTCTTTATTCTGCTCTTGAGGCCGGGTGTACAGGTGTGGAGGCAGATGTCTGGCTTTTCGACGACGATCTCTTTGTCGGCCATACTCGCTCAGCTCTTACGCCAAGCCGTACATTGCGAAACATGTACATTGATCCATTACTGAGCATACTGCGCAGACAGAATCCCATTACCCACTTCCATCCGGATATCGATCAACCTCGGAATGGGGTTTTCGACACCGATCCTTCACAGACATTAATCCTCCTCATTGACTTCAAAACAGAAGGTGAGGAGACTTGGGACTATGTTTACGCACAGTTGACGCCGCTCCGCGAAAGTGGCTACTTGACCTACTACAACGGTAGCGACGTTATCAACGGCCCCATTACCGTTGTTGGCACGGGAAATGCCCCTTTCAATAAAATCGCGGCAAGTACCACTTATCGTGACATTTTCTTTGATGCGCCGCTCGACCAAGTAGTGGAGAATGTCGACCGGATCGAGACCCAAGAGCGTCTGGAAGAACGGGCTGATAATGCGGGTGTGGGCTTGTTGGGAGACTCTAATGGGGACATTGAACCCGATATCTTCAACACAACTAACAGCTATTATGCTTCGGTCTCCTTTAAGAAAGCCGTTGGTATCCCATGGATGCTGCGCCTTACAGACCGCCAAGTGCAAACAATCAGATCCCAAATCAGGGCTGCTCACCGTCAAGGCCTCAAGGTCCGATACTGGGGAACACCATCCTGGCCACGGAGTCTGCGAAACCATGTATGGCGCGTTTTAGCCCGCGAAGGCGTCGATTTGCTCAACGTGGACGATCTCGTGAGCGCAACAAAGAAAGAATGGACGCCCAGCATTTTTGACTGGTGGCAATAA
- a CDS encoding uncharacterized protein (transcript_id=CADANIAT00008824), giving the protein MPHKHKRRHNDERSNNSAYDLPPTLIAKSLPARDPSKPTGKGKGKEKGKPNANQKSQSKDGKVSARKQKAAIAATSRGKSALDDDTPRAFRQLLQFQERRQIQNNKKRRRDENSSDDSDNDSDKGTAPVPGKPKNKKKTKQSTTTSTEPEELERKTASKNAPKILPGEKLSDFAARVDREMPLSDMKRSNQPATLKDLPKIRETRTTKHEKRLKRLQAQWREDEARIKEREAAEREEREEEMEEQLQLWKEWEAEAGKKKKKKGAAADDDGPDPWAKLKKKRAAVNPFEVAQEPPQLKKPREVFKVRGGAKVDVANVPSSVGSLRRREELASERRNIVEEYRRLMAEKRGA; this is encoded by the exons ATGCCTCACAAACACAAACGCAGGCATAATGACGAAAG GTCCAACAACAGCGCCTACGACCTCCCCCCAACCTTAATCGCCAAATCCCTCCCCGCGCGAGACCCGTCAAAACCtacaggcaaaggcaaaggtaaagagaagggaaagccGAACGCAAACCAGAAATCTCAGTCGAAAGATGGAAAAGTGTCCGCTAGGAAACAAAAAGCGGCTATTGCTGCAACGTCGAGAGGCAAATCTGCCTTGGATGATGATACACCACGCGCATTTCGGCAATTGTTGCAGTTTCAGGAGAGGAGACAAATTCAAAATAATAAGAAGCGGAGGCGCGATGAAAATAGCAGTGATGACAGCgacaacgacagcgacaAGGGTACCGCCCCTGTCCCAGGCAAAcccaagaacaaaaagaaaacaaagcaatcaaccacaacatcGACAGAGCCTGAAGAGTTAGAAAGGAAGACGGCTTCAAAAAACGCACCTAAAATCCTCCCCGGCGAGAAACTCTCCGACTTTGCCGCCCGCGTGGATCGCGAAATGCCTCTTTCTGACATGAAGCGCTCCAACCAACCAGCAACCCTTAAGGACCTTCCTAAGATTCGAGAGACGCGTACAACAAAGCACGAGAAGCGTCTGAAACGGCTACAAGCCCAATGGCGTGAAGACGAGGCTCGAATTAAGGAGCGCGAGGCGGCGGAGcgagaggaaagagaggaagagatggaggaaCAGTTGCAGCTTTGGAAAGAATgggaggctgaagctgggaagaaaaagaagaagaaaggcgctgctgctgatgatgatggcccTGATCCGTGggcgaagttgaagaagaaaagagcgGCTGTGAATCCATTTGAGGTTGCGCAGGAGCCTCcccagctgaagaagccgagaGAGGTGTTTAAAGTGCGCGGCGGCGCGAAAGTGGACGTTGCCAATGTGCCTTCTTCTGTGgggagtttgaggaggcgTGAGGAGCTTGCGAGTGAGAGGAGGAATATTGTTGAGGAGTATCGGCGCCTgatggcagagaagaggggGGCATAA